A genomic window from Cupriavidus metallidurans CH34 includes:
- a CDS encoding pyruvate carboxylase, producing MDFAPIKSLLIANRSEIAIRVMRAAAEMSIRTVAIYSKEDRLALHRFKADESYLVGDGKKPLAAYLDIEDVLRIARQAKVDAIHPGYGFLSENPDFAQAVIDAGIRWIGPSPEVMRMLGNKVAARNAAIAAGVPVMPATDPLPLDLAECKRLAAGIGYPLMLKASWGGGGRGMRVLESEQDLEPSLAAARREALAAFGNDEVYLEKLVRNARHVEVQILGDTHGNLVHLHERDCTVQRRNQKVIERAPAPYMDAAGRASLCDAALRLMGAVGYSHAGTVEFLMDADTNKFYFIEVNPRIQVEHTVTEMITGIDIVKAQIRVTEGGRIGMTEDTLDENGDITTRAAGVPPQAQIPLNGHALQCRITSEDPENGFLPDYGRLTAYRSAAGFGVRLDAGTAYGGAVITPYYDSLLVKVTTWAPTAAESIRRMDRALREFRIRGVSSNLQFLENVINHPAFGSGDVTTRFIDLTPELLAFTKRRDTATKLLSYLGDVSINGHQEMTGRAVPQLPLPRPVLPVVDTTRPLPLGTRDRLRELGAEKFASWMLDQKQVLLTDTTMRDAHQSLFATRMRTADMLPIAPFYASELSQLFSMECWGGATFDVALRFLKEDPWQRLAQLRERVPNILFQMLLRGSNAVGYTNYADNVVRFFVKQAASTGVDVFRVFDSLNWVRNMRVAIDAVGETGALCEGAICYTGDLFDGSRPKYDLKYYVGIARELQRAGVHVLGIKDMAGICRPQAAAALVKALKEETGLPVHFHTHDTSGISAASALAAIEAGCDAVDGALDAMSGLTSQPNLSSIVAALAGSERDPGLSLDRLHEASMYWEGVRRYYAPFESEIRAGTADVYRHEMPGGQYTNLREQARSLGIEHRWTEVSRAYADVNRMFGDIVKVTPTSKVVGDLALMMVANDMTAADVCDPNKEVAFPESVVSLFKGELGFPPDGFPAELSRKVLRGEPPAPYRPGDLIPAVDLDVVRAQGEAACEQPLDDMQLASYLMYPKQTVEYHAHVRAYSDTSVLPTPAYLYGLQPQEEVAVDIAAGKTLLVSLQGTHPDAEEGVIKVQFELNGQSRTALIEQRSTVSVATARQGRQVADPENPLHIAAPMPGSIVTVAVQPGQRVAAGTTLLALEAMKMETHIAADRDGEIAAVHVKPGDRVAAKDLLIELKG from the coding sequence ATGGACTTCGCCCCGATCAAGTCGTTGTTGATTGCCAACCGTTCCGAGATCGCGATTCGCGTGATGCGGGCCGCCGCCGAGATGAGCATCCGCACAGTCGCTATCTACTCGAAGGAGGACCGGCTCGCGCTTCATCGCTTCAAGGCCGATGAGAGCTATCTGGTTGGCGACGGCAAGAAGCCGCTGGCGGCTTACCTCGATATCGAAGACGTTCTGCGGATCGCCCGGCAGGCAAAGGTCGACGCGATTCACCCGGGGTATGGTTTTCTGTCCGAGAACCCGGACTTCGCCCAGGCGGTCATCGACGCTGGCATTCGCTGGATCGGGCCATCGCCTGAAGTCATGCGGATGCTCGGCAACAAGGTGGCGGCGCGTAATGCGGCCATTGCGGCGGGTGTGCCCGTCATGCCGGCGACCGATCCGCTGCCGCTCGATCTGGCCGAGTGCAAGCGCCTGGCGGCCGGCATTGGCTATCCGTTGATGCTCAAGGCGAGCTGGGGTGGTGGTGGCCGTGGCATGCGGGTACTGGAGAGCGAACAGGACCTGGAGCCTTCGCTGGCGGCGGCCCGTCGCGAGGCGCTGGCCGCGTTTGGCAACGACGAGGTGTACCTGGAGAAGCTGGTGCGCAACGCGCGCCACGTCGAGGTGCAGATCCTGGGCGACACGCACGGCAATCTCGTGCATCTGCACGAGCGTGACTGCACGGTGCAGCGGCGCAACCAGAAGGTTATCGAACGCGCGCCTGCGCCATACATGGATGCGGCCGGTCGCGCGTCACTGTGCGACGCGGCGCTGCGCCTGATGGGCGCGGTCGGCTATTCGCACGCCGGCACGGTGGAATTCCTGATGGATGCGGACACGAACAAGTTCTACTTCATCGAGGTCAATCCACGTATCCAGGTGGAACACACGGTCACCGAAATGATCACGGGGATCGACATCGTCAAGGCACAGATCCGCGTCACGGAAGGCGGCCGGATCGGCATGACCGAAGACACGCTCGACGAGAACGGCGATATCACCACGCGCGCGGCGGGCGTGCCGCCGCAGGCCCAGATTCCGCTCAATGGCCACGCGCTGCAATGCCGGATCACGTCCGAGGACCCTGAGAATGGCTTCCTGCCGGACTATGGCCGTCTCACCGCGTATCGCAGCGCGGCCGGCTTCGGGGTGCGCCTGGATGCCGGCACCGCCTATGGCGGCGCGGTGATCACGCCGTACTACGATTCGCTGCTGGTCAAGGTCACCACCTGGGCGCCGACGGCCGCCGAGTCGATCCGCCGCATGGATCGCGCCCTGCGCGAGTTCCGCATTCGCGGGGTGTCCTCCAACCTGCAGTTCCTGGAGAACGTCATCAACCATCCCGCGTTTGGGAGCGGTGACGTCACCACGCGCTTTATCGACCTGACGCCGGAACTGCTGGCCTTCACCAAACGGCGTGATACCGCCACCAAGCTGTTGAGCTATCTGGGCGACGTCAGCATCAACGGTCATCAGGAAATGACGGGCCGCGCGGTGCCGCAGTTGCCGCTTCCGAGGCCAGTCCTGCCGGTGGTTGACACCACCAGACCGCTTCCCCTCGGCACGCGCGATCGACTGCGTGAACTGGGCGCGGAGAAATTCGCAAGCTGGATGCTGGATCAGAAGCAGGTGCTGCTGACCGACACCACCATGCGCGATGCGCACCAGTCGTTGTTTGCCACACGGATGCGTACGGCAGACATGCTGCCGATCGCGCCGTTCTACGCCAGCGAGCTGTCGCAACTGTTTTCGATGGAGTGCTGGGGCGGCGCCACGTTCGACGTGGCCTTGCGCTTCCTGAAGGAAGACCCGTGGCAGCGCCTGGCGCAACTGCGCGAGCGCGTGCCGAACATCCTGTTCCAGATGCTGCTGCGCGGCTCGAATGCCGTCGGTTACACGAACTACGCGGACAACGTGGTGCGTTTCTTCGTCAAGCAGGCCGCCAGTACCGGCGTGGACGTATTCCGCGTGTTCGATTCGTTGAACTGGGTGCGCAACATGCGCGTGGCGATCGACGCCGTAGGCGAAACCGGCGCGCTGTGCGAAGGTGCGATTTGCTATACGGGCGATCTGTTCGATGGCTCCCGCCCCAAGTACGACCTGAAGTACTACGTGGGCATCGCCCGCGAACTGCAACGCGCTGGCGTGCACGTGCTCGGCATCAAGGACATGGCGGGTATCTGCCGCCCCCAGGCCGCTGCGGCGCTGGTCAAGGCGCTGAAGGAAGAGACCGGGCTGCCCGTGCATTTCCACACACACGATACCAGCGGCATTTCAGCGGCATCGGCACTGGCTGCCATCGAGGCGGGCTGCGATGCCGTCGACGGCGCGCTGGACGCGATGAGCGGGCTCACGTCGCAACCGAACCTGTCGAGTATTGTCGCCGCGCTGGCCGGCAGCGAGCGCGATCCCGGACTCAGTCTGGACCGCCTGCACGAAGCGTCGATGTATTGGGAGGGCGTGCGCCGCTACTACGCGCCGTTCGAGTCCGAAATTCGCGCTGGTACTGCCGACGTCTATCGCCACGAGATGCCGGGTGGCCAGTACACGAACCTGCGCGAGCAGGCTCGCTCGCTTGGCATCGAGCATCGATGGACCGAAGTGTCGCGCGCCTACGCCGACGTCAACCGGATGTTCGGTGACATCGTGAAGGTGACGCCTACGTCGAAGGTGGTTGGCGATCTGGCGCTGATGATGGTGGCCAACGATATGACGGCAGCGGATGTGTGCGATCCGAACAAGGAGGTGGCATTCCCCGAATCCGTGGTGTCGCTGTTCAAGGGCGAACTGGGCTTCCCGCCGGATGGCTTCCCGGCCGAGCTTTCGCGCAAGGTGCTCCGAGGTGAGCCGCCCGCGCCGTACCGTCCGGGCGACCTGATCCCGGCCGTCGATCTCGATGTCGTCCGCGCACAGGGTGAGGCCGCCTGCGAGCAGCCGCTCGATGACATGCAACTGGCGTCGTACCTGATGTATCCGAAGCAGACGGTCGAGTACCACGCGCATGTGCGCGCCTATAGCGATACATCGGTGCTGCCGACCCCGGCCTATCTGTACGGGCTGCAGCCCCAGGAAGAAGTGGCCGTCGACATTGCGGCGGGCAAGACACTCCTCGTCTCGCTGCAAGGCACTCACCCCGATGCCGAAGAGGGCGTGATCAAGGTCCAGTTCGAGCTGAACGGCCAGTCGCGCACGGCCCTGATCGAGCAGCGCAGTACGGTCAGCGTGGCCACGGCCCGACAGGGCCGCCAGGTTGCGGATCCCGAGAACCCGTTGCACATCGCCGCGCCGATGCCGGGCTCGATCGTGACCGTGGCGGTGCAGCCCGGGCAGCGTGTGGCAGCCGGCACGACGCTGCTCGCGCTGGAGGCGATGAAGATGGAGACCCACATCGCGGCCGATCGCGACGGCGAGATCGCTGCCGTGCACGTCAAGCCTGGCGACCGCGTGGCAGCGAAGGATCTGCTGATCGAGTTGAAGGGTTGA
- a CDS encoding porin, translating into MKTRITCLAALAILPTLPATAHADGSITLYGVVDAGVEYLTHVPNTAGGSNSVVRLSAGNLSTSRWGLRGSEDLGGGLKAIFTLENGFDLDTGNANQAGRLFGRQAFVGLQNQYGSLTLGRHQTVLYDFSLTYDPMAIATRYSVLMHDKWMSGRADNSLKLTGKLGAVYYGLFYSTGYDSKAGGEIPGDYKAGRNWSAAAGYDAGPLSARVVYDEVRGSTVATDDNRERRASIGASYNFGRGRAFAGYRWYYGDFATSSLRTNLYWLGASYQVTPAVTVTGAAYYTDVRNSSGDPYSFVLSGTYAFSKRTDLYAIAAYAQNSNGSAMGLSGFGPSLNANATTLTAATEQVGAGQNQFGAIIGIRHRF; encoded by the coding sequence ATGAAGACCCGTATAACCTGCCTGGCCGCGCTGGCCATTCTGCCCACCCTGCCCGCCACGGCCCACGCCGACGGCAGCATTACGCTCTATGGCGTCGTCGATGCCGGCGTGGAATACCTGACCCACGTACCGAACACCGCCGGCGGTAGCAACAGCGTTGTCCGCCTGTCGGCCGGCAACCTGTCGACCTCGCGTTGGGGCCTGCGTGGCAGCGAGGATCTTGGTGGTGGCCTGAAAGCCATCTTCACGCTGGAGAACGGTTTCGACCTGGACACCGGCAACGCCAACCAGGCCGGCCGGCTGTTCGGCCGCCAGGCATTCGTGGGCCTGCAGAACCAGTACGGATCGCTGACGCTGGGTCGTCATCAGACCGTACTCTATGACTTCTCGCTCACGTATGACCCGATGGCCATCGCCACGCGCTACTCGGTGCTGATGCACGACAAGTGGATGTCGGGCCGGGCCGACAACTCGCTGAAGCTGACCGGCAAGCTTGGCGCGGTCTACTACGGGCTGTTCTACAGCACCGGCTACGACAGCAAGGCCGGTGGCGAGATTCCGGGCGACTACAAGGCTGGCCGCAACTGGTCGGCCGCGGCCGGCTACGATGCGGGACCGCTGTCGGCGCGCGTGGTCTACGACGAAGTGCGCGGCAGCACCGTTGCTACCGATGACAATCGCGAGCGCCGCGCCAGCATCGGCGCCAGCTACAACTTCGGCCGAGGTCGGGCTTTTGCCGGCTACCGCTGGTACTACGGCGATTTCGCCACCAGCTCGCTGCGCACCAACCTGTACTGGCTTGGCGCGAGCTACCAGGTGACGCCTGCGGTCACCGTGACCGGCGCAGCCTACTACACCGACGTGCGCAACAGCAGCGGCGATCCGTACAGCTTCGTGCTTTCGGGTACCTATGCGTTCTCGAAGCGTACGGACCTCTACGCCATTGCCGCCTACGCCCAGAACAGCAACGGATCGGCTATGGGACTTTCCGGCTTCGGCCCGTCGCTGAACGCCAACGCGACCACGCTGACGGCCGCCACCGAACAGGTCGGTGCGGGCCAGAACCAGTTCGGCGCGATCATCGGCATCCGCCATCGCTTCTGA
- a CDS encoding ABC transporter substrate-binding protein yields MKTKAQKLAAAVLVTAAFTSVAAHVHAQPKPGISDDIVKIGLLLDMSGLYSDVTGRGSAAAAQMAIDDFGGKVLGKKIELVVVDHQNKADIAANKAREWFDQDHVDAILDVAASAPALAVLDVAKQKNKIVVFSGPGTERITNDLCTPVSVHYAYDTYALANTTARAMVERGGKTWFFLTADYAFGHTLQQSATAVVNEAGGRVLGAARHPLNTSDFASYLLQAQASKAQVVGLANAGGDTVNAIKAASEFGLTRNGNQKLAGLLLYINDIHAIGLKTAQGLVLTEAFYWDMNDATRAWSRRYFEKVKKMPNMSQAGVYSSVSHYLKAVQATGTDETAAVMKQMKATPINDFFAKNGRIREDGRMVHDMYLFEVKKPEESKYPWDYYKLLATVPGDQAFIPPSKSQCPLLKK; encoded by the coding sequence ATGAAAACAAAAGCACAAAAGCTCGCTGCCGCGGTACTGGTCACGGCGGCATTCACCAGCGTGGCCGCGCACGTCCACGCGCAACCCAAGCCCGGTATCTCCGACGATATCGTCAAGATCGGACTACTGCTCGACATGAGCGGCCTGTACTCCGACGTCACCGGGCGCGGTAGTGCCGCCGCCGCGCAGATGGCGATCGACGACTTCGGCGGCAAGGTACTTGGCAAGAAGATAGAACTGGTGGTGGTCGATCACCAGAACAAGGCCGATATCGCCGCCAACAAGGCGCGCGAATGGTTCGATCAGGACCACGTGGACGCGATCCTCGACGTGGCCGCATCGGCGCCCGCGCTGGCCGTGCTGGACGTCGCCAAGCAAAAGAACAAGATCGTGGTGTTCTCGGGCCCCGGCACGGAGCGCATCACAAATGATCTGTGCACGCCCGTGTCCGTCCACTACGCATATGACACCTACGCGCTGGCCAACACCACCGCGCGCGCCATGGTCGAGCGTGGCGGCAAAACGTGGTTTTTCCTGACGGCCGACTACGCCTTCGGCCATACACTGCAGCAATCGGCCACCGCCGTGGTCAATGAGGCCGGCGGCCGCGTGCTGGGCGCCGCACGGCATCCTCTCAACACGAGCGACTTCGCCTCTTATCTGCTGCAGGCCCAGGCCAGCAAGGCACAGGTGGTAGGACTGGCCAATGCCGGTGGTGACACTGTCAACGCGATCAAGGCCGCATCCGAGTTCGGCCTGACACGCAATGGCAATCAGAAGCTGGCCGGGCTGCTGCTTTACATCAACGACATCCATGCCATCGGCCTGAAGACCGCCCAGGGTCTGGTGCTGACCGAGGCGTTTTACTGGGACATGAATGACGCCACGCGCGCGTGGTCACGCCGTTATTTCGAGAAGGTCAAGAAGATGCCGAACATGAGCCAGGCCGGTGTCTACTCATCGGTCTCGCACTACCTGAAGGCTGTGCAGGCAACCGGTACCGACGAGACCGCGGCGGTCATGAAGCAGATGAAAGCCACGCCGATCAACGACTTCTTCGCAAAGAACGGACGCATCCGCGAGGACGGCCGCATGGTGCACGACATGTACCTGTTCGAAGTGAAGAAGCCCGAGGAATCGAAGTATCCGTGGGACTACTACAAGCTACTGGCCACGGTGCCTGGAGACCAGGCGTTCATTCCGCCTTCGAAGTCGCAATGCCCGTTGCTGAAGAAGTAA
- a CDS encoding cyclase family protein: MRWKQRPEGSNWGEFGPDDQLGRVNLIGPEQVIRGAKEIQAGISFCLSLPLDYPGGNKLNPRRHPPQLRPTFRDDIPYLNFPLAKVDPAATDVISDDQVLLCLQYSTQWDSLAHVGALFDADGDGRPERVYYNGYRANADIVGPVDYAEDDHFEAHDCGHGHGSHADALGIENFAVKGMQGRGVLVDLADVYGTGYRNVGYEDLMRAMETHQVEVERGDMLLLRTGFAEVVLSMQREPDENVLHHSCCALDGRDDRLLNWITDAGIAALIADNYAVERYPARPAPADAKTHPLLPLHHHCLFKLGLPLGELWYLRELADWLRAHRRTRFMLTAPPLRLPGAVGSPTTPIATV, translated from the coding sequence ATGCGTTGGAAGCAGCGTCCAGAAGGCTCCAACTGGGGCGAATTCGGGCCGGATGATCAACTCGGCCGCGTCAATCTGATCGGGCCCGAGCAGGTGATCAGAGGGGCGAAAGAGATACAGGCAGGCATCAGTTTCTGCCTCTCGCTACCGCTCGATTACCCCGGTGGCAACAAGCTCAATCCGCGACGCCACCCGCCTCAGTTGCGCCCGACATTCCGCGACGACATCCCCTATCTGAACTTCCCGCTGGCCAAGGTGGACCCTGCCGCCACCGATGTGATCAGCGACGATCAGGTATTGCTGTGTCTGCAGTATTCGACGCAGTGGGACTCATTGGCCCACGTTGGCGCGCTGTTCGACGCCGACGGCGATGGCCGTCCGGAACGGGTCTACTACAACGGCTACCGGGCCAATGCCGACATCGTTGGACCCGTGGACTACGCCGAGGATGACCACTTCGAAGCCCACGATTGCGGCCACGGCCACGGCAGCCATGCCGATGCGCTCGGCATCGAGAATTTCGCCGTCAAGGGCATGCAAGGCCGAGGCGTGCTGGTCGATCTGGCCGACGTCTACGGCACCGGATACCGCAATGTGGGCTACGAAGACCTGATGCGGGCGATGGAGACACACCAGGTGGAAGTGGAACGCGGCGACATGCTGCTGCTGCGCACCGGCTTTGCCGAGGTGGTGCTGTCGATGCAACGCGAGCCCGACGAGAATGTGCTGCACCACAGCTGCTGCGCCCTGGATGGGCGCGACGACCGCCTGCTCAACTGGATCACCGATGCCGGCATCGCCGCGCTGATCGCGGACAACTATGCCGTCGAACGCTATCCGGCACGCCCGGCGCCGGCCGACGCGAAAACCCACCCGCTGCTGCCGCTGCATCATCACTGCCTGTTCAAGTTGGGATTGCCGCTCGGCGAACTCTGGTATCTGCGCGAACTGGCCGACTGGCTGCGCGCGCATCGTCGCACCCGCTTCATGCTGACCGCGCCACCGCTCAGGCTGCCGGGTGCCGTGGGATCGCCGACGACGCCGATCGCGACAGTCTGA